One window from the genome of Salvelinus fontinalis isolate EN_2023a chromosome 3, ASM2944872v1, whole genome shotgun sequence encodes:
- the LOC129847327 gene encoding caveolin-2-like produces MTRGRTPAETRLDLEDIEEQGIPPGRHTAEGLLEEVVEVEAEEPAQEEDSTHSDTRSLVKNRDPRGVNKYLKVTFEDVIAEPPSVRSFDKVWLWSHALFEVSRLWCYRLISLLLAVPVSLVAGILFAVFSCLHIWLIMPFIQLFLINMHWVQTVWGSVLDIAIAPFFKSMGKCCGRINVRLARD; encoded by the exons ATGACCAGGGGGCGTACACCAGCTGAGACCAGGCTAGACCTGGAGGACATAGAGGAGCAGGGGATCCCTCCAGGCAGACACACTGCAGAGGGACTACTGGAGGAAGTAGTGGAGGTAGAGGCAGAGGAACCAGCTCAGGAGGAGGACTCCACCCACAGTGACACCAGGTCTCTGGTCAAGAACAGGGACCCAAGGGGAGTCAACAAGTATCTAAAG GTGACCTTTGAGGACGTGATAGCTGAGCCCCCCTCGGTGCGGAGCTTCGATAAGGTGTGGCTGTGGAGCCACGCCCTATTTGAGGTGTCCCGTCTCTGGTGCTACCggctcatctccctcctcctggcCGTGCCCGTCTCTCTGGTAGCAGGGATCCTCTTCGCTGTCTTCAGCTGCCTACATATCTG GCTGATCATGCCATTTATTCAGCTCTTCCTGATCAACATGCACTGGGTTCAGACTGTATGGGGCAGTGTATTGGACATTGCCATCGCTCCCTTCTTTAAGAGTATGGGGAAGTGCTGCGGTCGCATCAATGTCCGACTGGCCAGGGACTGA